From a single Calothrix sp. NIES-2098 genomic region:
- a CDS encoding two-component response regulator, CheY subfamily protein yields MLFPNDEKNCNCVATPKDKSSKKTTKDDELQPIPKVELLKAIIESFVDGIFILTTEGKLIYTNEFARSISRQLMLEETANYQIPEEIWRVCQSLIESRELFPDEKIIIESEISPKPTVKLRLRARWLELCASKHNFLLVTVEDWHQYSQSIAISDAKKYNLTEREIEVWQLRRANMTYKEIAKQLYITINTVKKHLKNIHAKQQQKNNINEYKLA; encoded by the coding sequence ATGTTATTTCCAAATGACGAAAAAAATTGCAATTGTGTAGCTACCCCAAAAGATAAATCTAGCAAAAAAACTACCAAAGACGATGAGTTGCAGCCTATACCAAAAGTTGAGTTACTAAAAGCTATTATTGAAAGTTTTGTTGACGGTATATTTATACTAACAACTGAAGGTAAATTAATTTATACTAATGAGTTTGCTCGTTCTATATCTCGCCAGTTAATGTTAGAAGAGACCGCTAATTATCAAATACCAGAGGAGATTTGGCGCGTTTGTCAATCTTTAATTGAGAGTCGCGAGTTATTTCCAGACGAGAAAATAATTATCGAATCTGAAATTTCACCAAAACCTACAGTTAAATTACGGCTAAGGGCTAGATGGTTAGAGCTATGTGCTAGTAAACACAACTTTTTATTAGTTACTGTAGAGGATTGGCATCAGTATAGCCAAAGTATTGCGATCTCAGATGCTAAAAAATACAATTTAACAGAAAGAGAAATAGAAGTATGGCAGCTACGACGCGCTAACATGACTTATAAAGAAATTGCAAAACAACTTTATATTACTATTAATACAGTAAAAAAGCATCTAAAGAATATTCATGCCAAACAGCAGCAAAAAAACAATATAAATGAATATAAATTAGCATAA
- the cofG gene encoding FO synthase subunit 1, producing the protein MPTDNSRLVTYSPAYTIVPTYECFNRCTYCNFRTDPGKSLWLTLSTAESILKQLQNQNVCEILILSGEVHPNSSKRDEWFQRIYDLCNLALSMGFLPHTNAGPLSFAEMQKLKNVNVSMGLMLEQLTPKLLNTVHRHAPSKIPQVRLQQLEWAGELQIPFTTGLLLGIGETFDDCWETLTAISQIHQRYHHIQEVILQPHSPGHQQSFDAPPFDPHQLPEVIAKARQILPPDITIQIPPNLVKDDQWLLACLAAGARDLGGIGPKDEVNPDYPHIQKQELREILQPAGWELVPRLPVYPQFDNWLSRELQAAVKRWRKTLH; encoded by the coding sequence ATGCCAACCGATAATTCTCGGCTTGTCACTTATAGCCCAGCCTATACAATCGTCCCCACCTATGAATGCTTTAATCGCTGTACTTACTGTAACTTTCGCACCGACCCAGGTAAAAGTCTCTGGCTAACTCTATCAACCGCAGAAAGTATTTTAAAACAACTTCAAAACCAAAATGTTTGTGAAATTCTCATTCTCAGTGGAGAAGTACATCCTAATTCCTCCAAGCGCGATGAGTGGTTTCAACGGATATATGATTTATGCAACTTAGCATTATCAATGGGATTTCTCCCCCACACTAACGCCGGGCCACTCAGCTTTGCGGAGATGCAAAAGCTGAAGAATGTTAACGTTTCAATGGGGTTGATGTTAGAGCAATTAACGCCAAAATTATTAAATACAGTCCATCGACACGCACCGAGTAAAATACCCCAAGTGCGGTTACAGCAATTAGAATGGGCTGGAGAATTACAGATTCCCTTTACCACAGGACTACTGTTAGGAATTGGGGAAACATTCGATGATTGTTGGGAAACTTTAACAGCCATATCTCAAATTCATCAGCGTTATCATCACATTCAAGAAGTTATCTTACAACCCCACAGCCCAGGACATCAGCAAAGCTTTGATGCACCACCTTTTGACCCCCATCAACTACCAGAAGTAATTGCTAAAGCACGCCAGATTTTACCACCAGATATTACAATTCAAATTCCGCCGAATTTAGTCAAAGATGACCAATGGTTACTCGCTTGTTTAGCAGCAGGCGCGAGAGATTTAGGCGGAATTGGGCCAAAAGACGAAGTGAATCCCGATTATCCCCATATTCAAAAGCAGGAATTGAGAGAAATTTTACAGCCTGCGGGCTGGGAATTAGTACCGCGTTTACCTGTTTATCCCCAGTTTGATAATTGGTTGTCGCGAGAATTGCAAGCAGCAGTGAAGCGTTGGCGAAAAACTTTACACTAA